A genomic segment from Limosilactobacillus sp. encodes:
- a CDS encoding amino acid permease, with product MIALGGTIGTGLFIASGSAITTAGPGGSLIAYFIMGLMVFFLMTSLAEMATYNPRSGSFAEYANRYVDPALGFAMGWNYWFCGAITVAVELSTVGIVMNFWFPHVPQWIFSLLAFAIIFTINYFSVRAYGETEFWLALLKVAAVVIFVIVGIGVILGLVGGHHALGFKNFTYKQAPFVNGIPGIISAFVVSGFSFQGTEMVGIAAGESADPKHSVPKAIHATFWRILLFYILTIFVIACILPYTNKNLLSSDVQDIITSPFTLIFQYAGLRYAAGIMNFVILIAVLSSANSWLYAISRILFSQSMDGFLWKGFRAVNRRGVPIISFLAMAALSLALWALQFIGPNVYNYLISATSLGGFMEWLGIAIAHYRFRRGFLRQGHTLDELDYHAGLFPFGPIFAFVLCVIVIAGQNIDAFAKLDWSNILITYMSVPLFIFFYLYYKLRHHTHLVPLEKMKLK from the coding sequence ATGATCGCATTGGGCGGCACGATTGGGACCGGGCTATTCATCGCCAGTGGTTCGGCAATTACGACCGCCGGGCCGGGCGGGAGCCTGATCGCCTACTTCATCATGGGCCTGATGGTCTTCTTTTTGATGACCAGCCTGGCCGAAATGGCGACCTACAACCCCCGCAGCGGCTCCTTTGCCGAGTACGCCAACCGCTACGTTGACCCGGCCCTCGGCTTTGCCATGGGCTGGAACTACTGGTTCTGCGGGGCCATCACCGTGGCGGTGGAACTGTCGACCGTCGGGATCGTAATGAACTTCTGGTTCCCCCACGTGCCGCAGTGGATCTTTAGTCTCCTAGCATTTGCCATTATTTTTACGATTAACTACTTCTCCGTGCGCGCGTACGGGGAAACGGAATTCTGGTTAGCCCTGCTCAAGGTTGCGGCCGTCGTTATTTTCGTGATCGTCGGCATCGGCGTGATCCTCGGCCTGGTCGGCGGCCACCACGCCCTGGGCTTTAAGAACTTCACCTACAAGCAGGCGCCGTTCGTCAACGGCATCCCCGGGATCATCAGCGCCTTCGTCGTCTCCGGCTTCTCCTTTCAGGGAACCGAGATGGTCGGGATCGCGGCCGGTGAATCGGCGGATCCCAAGCACAGCGTTCCCAAGGCCATTCACGCGACCTTCTGGCGAATCCTGCTCTTCTACATTCTGACCATCTTCGTGATCGCCTGCATCCTGCCCTACACCAACAAGAACCTGCTGAGTTCAGACGTTCAGGACATCATCACCAGTCCGTTCACCCTGATCTTCCAGTATGCCGGGCTGCGCTACGCCGCTGGGATCATGAATTTTGTCATCCTGATCGCCGTTTTGTCGTCGGCCAACTCCTGGCTGTACGCGATCTCGCGGATTCTCTTCTCCCAGTCGATGGATGGTTTTCTCTGGAAGGGCTTCCGGGCGGTCAACCGGCGTGGGGTGCCAATCATCAGTTTCCTAGCGATGGCGGCCCTCAGTCTGGCGCTGTGGGCCCTGCAATTCATCGGGCCGAACGTCTACAACTACCTGATCTCGGCCACCAGCCTTGGTGGTTTCATGGAATGGCTTGGGATCGCGATCGCCCACTACCGCTTCCGCCGCGGTTTTTTGCGGCAGGGCCACACCTTGGATGAGCTCGACTACCACGCCGGTCTCTTCCCGTTTGGGCCGATCTTTGCCTTCGTTCTCTGCGTGATCGTGATTGCCGGTCAAAACATCGACGCCTTTGCCAAGCTCGACTGGTCCAACATCCTGATCACCTACATGTCCGTCCCGCTCTTCATCTTCTTCTACCTCTACTACAAGCTCCGTCACCACACGCATTTGGTGCCACTGGAAAAGATGAAACTGAAATAG